DNA sequence from the Uloborus diversus isolate 005 chromosome 1, Udiv.v.3.1, whole genome shotgun sequence genome:
ACTTTtgaacacaagggttttgaataaaatggtaaaaaactttctaaccctgctttcatttgcacatatGCATAAACAAAGGGAAATtcggttactattatcaaaaaaaataaagataataatgaatagtaataataataaactaatgcatactaattaaaaatttaatcaagaatccaacttctatgtaactagattaaaatcaactgcataaataagttgaatgttctccattgaataaatgttcaatataaaacattacatttatacattttattttgtttttggtgtTTTCTCCAGaatacaatttttataaaaatatagttttggataTTTTCGGACAGTTTTgtacacaagggttttggacaggatggtaaaaaccagggtttttaccgtggtttttaccgtagggtccaaaaccttgccaaccctggacACTGCTGCTGTCATACCAGTCATTTGGCTTAGACTTTAAATAACATATAATAACAATGCACTTATAACTTTTCGTCTAATCACCAACTGTTTctcattttctgaagaaaagtaaaaaatatttttcaaaatttttttattctttttaagaaTATATAAGAAACCAACAAAACCATATTGGTGAATGAATTTAAATTCTGCCGGAATGATATAGATCTACAATTGTTAATAGATGCATAACATAAATAGTTATCTCTGTGCTAAAAACTCAGCCAACTGATCACTgcaataagtttaatattttttactttgggCAGTATAGTAGCGGGAACTTGTTGTTTAATATTTTTGGGGTTTTGGAAGTACTTGTTTATGGGAAGAAGGACAGGgtctgattaacgcacggtccggcgggtccacggacctgggcaccacaaatttaggggcactaaaatagcctaaattaacttacttagtttttttctgttcccgtgaacgttccttttcagcattgaaaagaatcaaaaatcgtttgagaagctgcgtttctcaggataatttacaggcgttttcccccttattgaccattgaaaattctgtgacatcaaaattagatttctatGATGTGAttgacacatttgcctctgttaaagacagaaagaagcctttttaaagctagATGTCCGAatcagttagatttttttttttttttttttttgctatttttgcagttttaaattgttttttttaactcattttcacctcaaggtaaggcaattttaactatgtgactatcaagtgtttggtattcaaatcccaggtttctgtaGTAATGTGTAGGATTCTAAtatattaggtttctagtataaaacattgacaACTGGGATGATTTTCTCATGGGAGGGGGGGGCACCATCTTCTTTTCAGGACCTGGGCATCAGTTTTGTCTCGATCGGGCCCTGAAGAAGGAAGTACTTGAAACAAGTCTGTCTGATTTTAAcctgtagaaaataaaaaacaagacaGATTTTATTGGTTTAAACCACTTATTATGccatttagttttcattttcacATATAGTAAAGGTGCTAATCTAAAGCGGCAGAAATCTAAAATATGATGTTTAATGAATGCAGAATTTAGTTCTGTTTTACAAATACACTTcaagattgatttttaaaaaaaagttaacaggCATGAAAAGTGACAAATTATTGCATGCTAGTGTTTTAGGTTACAAGGAAGCTATTTTCAGTGTTAAAGACATCAGCTTAGGTTGAGGTTTATCCAACAAAAGCGTAAAGGTTTCATCAGAAATGATTTGCAGCTTTTGtgtatatattacttttatcattttactTTCACCAAACGTATTACTTAAATTGATATTTGTTAGCATATTAAAATGTATAGAGATTATTATTATGAAGAATATGGTACACGATTTATAAAAGTCGAAAAAGACCGGCTTTCTTCCAAAAAAGACCGGTTTTTTTTGATAAAAGCCGGCCGACCTGGCCTATTTAAGAAAAGGCCTGCTTTTTTGCAGCTCTGGTAACAAGATCTATGGCTTGAGTTTTTAGCTTTGACTAAGTTTTactgcttttaattttaatttgtgtcTCATTAGTGTATTCATTCTTTTCCAGTCAAATTTCACACCTAGTCGTTCAAGCCACACTTAGCTATATAATTATGAATAATTCAAATCCTCAAATTATGCATAGGTAAGTTTTTGTCTTTATAATTTTAGGTTGCTGAAAAATTgaacaacatttatttttctataatgtatactgccgtgctaagcacagatgtggtatctgcataTTTTATCAAAAGTGAATAATTGTCACcatgagatttaggtaaattgaATTACTAACTACCACCATGTGGTAGTTAGTAATtcaatttacctaaatctcaagttttttggcgatttgtggctgtgaagtattaaaaaaagctttaagagaaaagtcgtaactgcacattCTGCATAGTTTGCTAAGGTAATTTGAACTTAAGTGACAAAtcctaagcctttaaagtggtatcagtgcagttaccacttttttccttagaatATGTAGATACAACTTTTTTCCaactacattattaaatatgcaaagcagcatatttaataatgtagcagttttttGTAACAGAGTACTAAAATAAGTTTTCCATTGAATATTTGATATAGGTCAATATTAAAAACTAATACTACAACTTTGCATAAATATTCAAGTAagtattcagtttttttatttaaatttttatctaaaatgcaattttttaaaaatgaaatgcatgtaaaatattcatatctaattctttcatgcaaaaaagacACGCATTTCATTCTATgaccaattatatttttatttacgtatggtctgctgtcaaaattatcttcaatcTTCATGctgggtaaaaatgaatctagaaaataaaacattataaatgatCACATttaattaagtggggccatgcatTAACACATCCTTTGAATATAAAGAACAGAAAAGTATGGTTTATACAGTTTAAATGtccgaaattttgaaaatggtatttttcagaaggtatattctgttagatttgtattaacaaaaaaaagaagcagCTAAGTCCAAATAAAGCagagcattatttaatgaaacatCAAGCGCGTTTTGAAGCTATTCTTGTCGTGTCTGTGCGGATACTTTAAAAAATGCCTATTGCCTAGTAatagtcacttacggtgaaattaACCTCgtttatgaaaaggttttgaagagaaaatttgtcgtaactgcaatcattaattttaaattaagatttttacaaaactacGCTCTTATGTAGGTTATTTACAAAACCATTACCACGAGCTAACATTAAATTAAGACACAAATCTAAGAAACGAGTTGCaaaactttaatcatgaatttctcattttgagctccgctgcagataccacttttgcgctaAGCATGGCAGTATAGTACTGTGCAAGATTAACAttgatacaaattttgtaaatggtaattatttttatgattaatttgttataATCGGGCTAAATTTGGAgtttgttccattaattttcatctaaaattatcttagtaacttAACCTGTTAATAAATTCTaataatgaatatacaaccccctaatacttgaatgaagtatatggtcctcTGATAAGATTTGACAAAGAAATTGAAGGACGTGGAATTTTGTGGAAATTTTCTGAATGGATTATAAAATAGCCATGGACGGCATGATCAATTCTTAGTCTTGTCTTTCACTGCTGTCTGTGATTGCACTGTGGTTTCAGAATTGCTGTTATTTTCACGTATTTTGGATTTAAATGCATGGTGTACTGAGTAATGTGCAGTGTTTAATGATATTCGATTAATAACTGGCTGTTTGCAATTGTTGCCTGCTCTATTGTAAATATTTGTGAATAAATTtattgtgtttttatcaagattcaagaaagtttgaagttgcaccaGACTCGTAACAATAGTGTAATATACCTGGGGTACTCAATGTACAGATAAAATGGATGTTGCAATTTAAAAGGGCTCTTAAAATCAAACtcacccccctcctttttttaaattataaataggtTGAAAGTTTAAATTCAGTGGTTTTAAGCcttatataaacataaaaaatattgaaaccgaacctgaaaattcaattttttagtttGCAATCAGTGGCTAGTAGATAATTTTAATTGGATAACCACTTTTTctgtaactttttctttttaaaaatgagacAATCTTATGGCTCTACACTGAAAGGTAAAGGGTAGAGAAGCATTAATCAAGTGTGAGATCTAATgctataatttccttttttgtttagaaaaaattaaagcatggGCATCAATATTTaaggaaaaggaagaaaatagaATGTTTATCagataaaaaagttaaaatcttcAAAGTGAGTTGCAAAAGGTAAACTGTTAATtgtattaaaaacagtaaaagaaattttattatttgattgCATTGATAGGAAGTTTTCCAGTAACAgttgttattttttttgggggggggggggcactagcAAACCCTCTTAttatagaatattttattttgtttttattgaaataacatgCAGTGAAATCCTGTTGCAACAAACTCCAAAGGACtgacaaaaaaatttattgtgacGGAATCGCCTTGAAACTTTcgttttttacaaatcatttttagcatcgtttaggatgTTCTCTAAAAAGTACCCTCGAAAATTGCCTCATGACTGACTCGAACCTACACCCACTGATTGCGAAGCACTCATTTTCAAGTCTAGCCACCATGGCTATGCATGTCCTGTATTCCAAGCATTttgtattataatataaattttccttttttcataacattttttatttgctaccccactcctattagtcatagcgtgatatatagcctatagccttcctcaatgaatgtactattcaacacaaaaataattttccaattcgaaccagtagttccggagattagcgtgttcaaacaaacaaactcgaCAGCTTTACatttattagtatagatttgaaACTGAAACTTGATTCTTGTTTCTATTATTTACTTGTATTGTTACTGAACTGTTTTTGCTTTCAGACTGGTCATATTTGTTTCCCTTATGTATTTATCATCCATGCATCTCATGAGGCTAACATATGATTATGGAGGTTGGACGGTTGATGTTACAGGGtaagcaaaatattaattttgtttcattatgtGGCTTGTATGTTACTCTGTCTCTGCAGTACAGATATTTGCATTCTGAAAACCCTTTGTTAagaagaatgaaattaaaaaataaatcaatgaatagtAATGCAGCAAAAACTTTTTAAGGCGCCCTCTCATATCTCCGTGCTCGGGGCGCCGAGATATGAGATATACACCCCATTCTCCCGGACGGTTCTATTCAGGATCACTATAAGAAATGACGTCATCGGGGGTGAAAATTTTCTCTCTCCTCTCCACACAGAATGGGGCAAAGAGTAcgaacatttttatattaattattagATAATTGAACTTATAATCAAAAATCGATGTGTACCATAAAAGACCAGAATTAAATGTaatgtatttgcatttattttttcggATGCTTTGGATGTCAGATGGCCCGTAACACCAGGGCGCCGTAACCTCTGTAGGCTATTGGTAGCTTTATTACAGCTAGTCCACTGCTACCTCGAAATCGTTTTAAACTGAGTGACCAGTGTATTTTTCCCATAAATAGAAAGCATCTGTTTACACCAGAGAACAATCTTCTTTAACAGTTCCGAGAGAAGAGGGGGAGGGTCATCCGGTGCAAACAAAGATGAATGACAGAGGGTAGTCTACAGTTTAGAAGTTGACAACTCTTTTAGAGATCTTTTATTGAAGCTGTCATGCATCTTAACTAGAAAACCAGTATCTTTTTCTGGGCATTTACTTTATGGAAGAGATTGTTATTCCCCTTTGGCTAAATTCTACATGAGTGGTTTGTGcgacacattttttttcaaactatttttttctggttttgataatatttttcatttactgaGGTAAAAGACTCCGTAAAAACGGGCGCACTGGGATTCGTCCCGGTGGGTTCGCACGGGCCTGATTATTAGATTAGAggtaactatagttggggcaaacctatcCTGAAAGTGCTTTAATGCTGCGATTAGGATATGTGTACCCTTcacaacgctgccaggttagatttttCCAACTATAGCTTAGATAAAGAGTTAGATGGCTTTAAGAGGGCTATTTGGGGATTGATAAATTCACTAGGGATTTATAACTTGAATAGGGCAAGCTTTcctgggcccagagtctgttgctggtcatcaTTTTTGTGTCTGTATTTGTTTAAGAGTCTTTGTCTTTATCACTTTAATAAAAGAGGAAATTTCatttatgaattaattttgtacaaagTCAACTAAATTCACTTGcatcttattttaatatttttttttttgcacagccCAATGATGATAACAACTCAAAAAGTTAGCAGCTTAGCTTTCAGTCTGCATGATGGCCTTTGCCAAAATGAAGAAAAGATGACTCCTGAGCAGAGAAGACATGCTGTTAGGTGATAGTTAAATTTTATCTAtctgagtgtgtgtgtgtgtgtgtattatttaCTATTGATTTCCGGCTGGGCACAcctaataacaacaataaaaatttatacTGAAGGTACAGCGCAAAATTTGTATAATTCTTCAGTGCtagtaatttcaatttttcaaataaaatagaagaataataattttttagccaaaaaaaaagctttttttttaaatactttcaaaatattttgtaggGGATTTGAACTTTATAAACCTCCAATTGTATGGCCCTGATATtatgtgttttaattttaaaaatacttgtacCTTTTATTATTACTTGTTAAAGTTTTTATATTCAATTTTTAGGCATGTACCATCAGTGTTGGAATTTTTCAGCTATATCTTCCACTTTCAAGCACTTATGTGTGGCCCTCTTATCTTCTATAATGATTATGTTGATTTTGTGGAAGGCAGAAACTACGAAAAAAATGCTAGTCCAAATGTAAGTAATTTGCAATAATTTTCTGAGCTTCTCTATATGTTGGGTAGCAAACTTGCATTGTACCAGAAACATGTTCTGACTGATGTATTTGTAAAACCTGGATGGTTTTTAACCTTTTCAATACATCAGGAGATATTCATTGTACTATTAGCAAAGGTTTCTGCTCTTACACATCGTCGCTTTGGAAAAACAGTAAGACATAGAAATAACCTTACGCATGTATTACAGtgagatatcttactgttgctctgaggtgacaatattTTATCtgtaaattttcaagttttgtaatATTCAGTAGTACAATAAAATAGTATGaggaaaaagatttattttttttggatgaaatacTTACATTGTGTGAATAGAAAAACAAGGAGAATTTTTCTTGGTACATACAATAATCCTACATTAGCTTACAAAAGCTCCACAGCCTGATAGCTATAGATACTGCCATACTAAGCACAGAAgttgtatctgcactttttaacaAATTTGACTTCTTGACACCAAGTGGTTTTATGTAACGTATTTTACctgaatacaatgttttatggtcatttgagaataggaaatatttttaaaatattactgaaaaagtggcatctgaatcaaatatgtggaggtgcaaaactttaaaaagcaatatcTTAGTTTGCAGATGCTACTTtgcgcttagcatggcagtatagcTTTCCTTAGTTATCTCTAAAAACTGATGATtcagacattcaatgcagtttttttttttttttgtctaaaacatGTCTactaactttattttaaaatataccaGAAGTGAAACCAACAACCAGATCAATGATTCTAGATTGATAAGtggtcttgtttaaaaaaaattaagtaggaGATATTGATTTTGACATAATAAAAGTAGTTGTTCAAAATTCTTCCTTAACtccttcatttttacttccttttacaaaaaaacaagtattgtattcgcaaaaaaatgttctctcaaaaacaagttttctcggcatgtacgtatgtatatgtgtatgtgcgtatgtatctctcataactcaaaaacggtatgtcctagaaatttaaaatttggtacgttgactcctagtggggtctagttgtgcactcccctttttgattgcatttggatgttccaaagggggtctttcgcACCTTTTTGGggttaaatcattgttaatttcaatggaaACTCagttggtgttataatttggcaaacacttggcaatatatcgccaagattttggtcaccaacttggcgacaaatttggctttttttttgtttaatctcgtttcaatttggctatatttagagagtttaccattgaattgcattaaaactgccaatattggaaaaaaaattctgtacaaaacgttttctttgcttcggttcgcaataaactgggggtgaaaatattttgtgtttctttgcttactccaaggcattattatcattaaattggagtaaaagaaagtcctgtgatgcacatatcagctcatTAATTCTGAAATTAAGTACAAATCCTGGGTTTAAATTACTCTTGGAAGGTGAGAATGATATTCCTCTATGTTTGTTTCTCACACAGAAACACAAATGCAAGGAGTGATTAAAAGCTTTATCACTACTGCCAATATATATTTTCTAGTAAAGCATTGTGACGTGTTTCTGCGCACCCTttacgtcttctttttttttttttttttcaatatgataGTGGTTCTGTATTTCTGGTGACCTCCATTTAAATTTCCATTATTCACAGATTTTTGAAGTCTTATATCTAAAGAAGTTCATCGCATGTATAAAAcaccttgtaaatattttttttgtacattttttatgttataacttatgttcataaaaaaaattggaatgtcATTcgtttcattctttattttagaTTATTGTTTTTCGTAAAGTAGTTGTCAGTTCTTTTTGTGCACTGTTTTTGGTGACAATAGCACCTTATTTTCCCATCACATATTTGAAAGGTGAGTAGTATTTGTGCTTAAATACACAAGTAATTcattgaaattagtattttgttcCTTTGTTAAATTTTGTCTCTACATTAGTTAAACATTTGTCATAGTTATGCTATATAAATTGTGTTATATTCCTCTTAAACTTTAGTAAGCTTCAAGTAATGTATGGGATCATGCAAGGTTTTAACTATGTCGCACAATGCCATTCTATTTGTTTCCTGTTTAATTTTCatatctttttaacatttttgattgtttcatttaacagataaaattaataaaatattttgtgataaaaaatttaaaatacttccaatttaatataaatttcagaaagaaattcttgtatttatgactttttattatagtttctttcattaaatgtattgaaaaaagatattcgttaacaaataaataaatgtaaaattagaaaaaaatattcaaaacgagTTATTCTTTTTGTTATATATTCattattattcgtttatttatttattttgtattaaagtTGTCAAAAATCGTTTTCTGATTTTTATGTAGCTGATTATTtaacttatattttcacttagaTCCCAAGTTCCTAAACAATACCCCTTGGTATTCCAAGCTAATATATTTGGTATTAGCTACATCTGTAGTGAGATCAAAATATTACCATGCATGGCTTCTCGGTAAGTTTATTAGTTTGTTTGTACGTGTTCTCACCCCCAGTGCTCTTtttctctcccttttttttcaactgaattttaAAGCCTAAAAAACATTCAACAGTTTcatttataatgtttaaaaatattttattctttcttggttattttttatttgtatatcttacacaaaataaaatttgatgtaaaaggatgtaaatgtcaaattttacatgtttttgaGTATTGCATATTGCTCATGAAATATTTAACGAAGGTCTCgtaattgttttgaatttttactttcataaatTTTCTCTCCTCTCCTGtaattatgtttttcttaaattcttttattttaatcaaatttgcACTTATACTGGTCATCAATTGCTTCCAATAAGATTTCAAATGCCaagaaagtaaacaaaaagaaattatttttgtatttattttatttatttatttatttaatactaaaGATTCCCTTTGTGAAATGTTAGAACAGATTTAGATGACAAATGGCTTCTGCAGATGATCTTGATTTCCTACTCTGCCCTTGTGATTGAAATTGTGATGTAGTCTGAAGttatgaacattttatttttcggtcatttaattttttgaacaatgaaaaattttatgctgcgtttttaagtttttttataaacaataataaaatgttgattCTTTTGATGTCTGCCAAAATCTTTTTTGTTCTgtataaaaatacttgaaaagaTCAGTTCCACTTTTGCAACCATGAAATTTCCTTCTAATTGTCCtctttgcttaaaattaaaattcatttttttctattatgtTCATTTCAAGATACTTCACTGTTCCCTTATTATTCTGttcacaaaatatgtttttcgaagttctaaacttttatctaatttaatttgaatttggacaTCTGATTTTCAAATGAACCTTACTTATATTTTggttaagaatttaaattttttaaattattttaaaaattatgatgtgAACCAAATTTTTAATTCCTGGTTTGCAGTTTTAGTGATAGTTTCAATAACTCTTCTACAacattgttcttaaaattagagttTAATATGAATATGTTTGTATTTGTTACTAATTCAGCAATATTCAAgatgtggcttttttttttttttttttctgaggattTCTGTTTAAAACGTAAATAAAGACTAGATGCACCCAGCAAACATCTTAGATATGCCAAACCGTCAATAACTAATGTGCTATACTAATAGCATTATAGTTGATATGTTACAAAATGTATATGTTCCTTAATTTAtccatgaaatttttgaagttatttattcAAGGAAATAGTTTTACTTCCCCGCAACTTCAATCTCAAAAAGATAACTCACACAATGCCAAAAAAAATTAGCGTTGTGAATCATATCCAACAGTTGTttaacttcaaaaactttttttaaagacggGAAATTCCGTTCTCACGACTGAAAAGTGACACCCATGCCCATCACAAGTAATGTCAACTGAATGATCTTGGAGGAATTCGTTGTCAATATTAAGTCGGCTTAGCTAATTTAGCAACTGAAGAATTTCATTTGCATGTGTCTTGCAATTCTGATAAACTTAAAGATATATTTACCAGACTTATCCATTTTGGAAAGTTGCACCAGAAAGAAAACTATGAGGTTTACAGTGGACGCCAGTTAATTGAATGAATGATTAGTTTAATCAACTGTTTTAATGTAtcaaatcatcaaaaatagaaCAAGCGCCAGCTTTATTTTATTAGCCATTTTTTTGAaccagccgctttatggaatcaaaactgtaggaaacaaacgtgattcatataaatgGCAGCCACTGTATAACGTTTTGTAATCAAAAGGATCTTCCAATTGTGCACGTCAAATATATTAACATTTCTCTGGGGAAAGAACATAAAGAATTGtgtgaaaagaaaataacaattgATGCACTGGTTGGCTCTATTGATGGATTCTGCTGCATATGGTCTAACTTATGAGTActctttttaaaaagaagtacAGAACCTGACCGTCTATAAACTCCCATACAAATTAATCCCAGCCCACCAGTCAAACAAAAGTCATTAATGACTTTcctataaaatttgattttaatgatTTGACTTTCACATTTTAATGCCATCTTTCTAAAGTAATGTTTGGTGCTagacttttttttcacaactTTTCTCTATGGCTTAAACTGTGTAATCATTTTATGAACTAGTAGTAAcaataaaatcttgttttaaaatgtgtttcaggTGAAGCTGTTTGTAATGCATCAGGCATGGGATTTAATGGGTGTTCTGGAGATGGAAGATCAAAATGGGATCTTATGTCTAATGTTGATATCATAAGATTCGAGGTAATATAgttattatttcaatttataagctcagaaaatattgattttttttcctatcaaatatttgtaatatataccaactaaaattttgtagtttgtatttgaatatttttatacctCACAATATATGCAGCTGTAATAGATTTCTAATGCAAATTGAGTGATTTTGAAATCTTTTCAATAGTTTTCTTGTTAAATGCATATCAAGTGTATTgcacttaaaaaattgaaaaaaaaaattgtatcgaTTATTATGtcaatgagttttattttttcaaatcaaaatttcagttttatttcatttgttcaaAATTCTTGTATCCTGCAGCTTTCACTTAATTTTCGAGAAACATTAGAAACTTGGAACAAATCAACTCAAATGTGGCTACGTACTATTGCCTATGATAGAGCTCCAACTCACAAAACATTTTGGACCTATGTATTATCAGCATTGTGGCATGGATTTTATCCAGGCTATTATTTTACTTTCCTTGGAGGAGCCATTTTCACATTAGCAGCCAGATCTGTAAGTTTTCTCTTTTGAATTTCAATGTATCTTTATTTTCTAATTGCCTGctttaaagctttaaaattctGGTACAAACAGGTATGAATCCACTGACAATACTGTACGGTAGAAAAGGTTTGATTTGATCCAAAATTTTGATATGATATTTGGCATAGAATTGGAAATCTGGGCATAAAAAATGGTAAGTTTAGTCCCATAGTACCCTTAAAGCAAATTAAACACTTGGCTGACACTGACTAAAATCCATTTCCACAAGCAAATTTGAAGTCCTGTATTTCTCTACACTTTTTGAAGGTTCATTCGCATTTTTTTATCTGCATATGGTAAAGACATAATCAGAAAACTGAACCTGACTTAAAGACCATTGAGAAATAAGGTAGTTTTGAAATTACATATTTTCTGTTTCTTCAACTACACTATTCACAGAAGAGACATGACAAATATTTCAAGTTTGTAACATGCTTGGAAACAAgcagttattaaataaaaaaaatatttaaaaatatttttgcccttTAAAACTATCACTTAAATGCATAGACATAATATTTTAGAACTGAATGCTCAATACATTGGAATAGTTGCTGATTTCCCAGAAAATGTCAACTTCTAGCTAAGAAACCAAGTCTTTtttatgtagagtctgtaacatGCATTATATATCCCTATACTTTCTGTTAATTTTAAgcacatttgaaaaatttttagtgTTAAAACCTAATTATATGTTGAATTAGCTGCAAatgcccggctttgcatggtctacctcgaaaataaaagttatgtcaagtaaggCATGTCCAACAATCAAgattaaataacagaaaaaaaaactaaaatttcccatcaaaataatgattcttaaatttgtttaacgacaaatgaggcagtgagaagcaaagagatgtaagtggcaaaatgaaaaatttggagataaccagtacacatggtaggagtgaacctctcctctgtcttggggcaagagatggtactagtagccctgatagtcAGTGACAGCTCTAAGGTGGGGGCAGGGGGGAAATTGCCATCCTGTCAgaaacctctccccccccccccccccccaatcgggGAAAACTCCTACTTCCGTCGGggaattccaaaaaatttcaatgcaaaag
Encoded proteins:
- the LOC129217074 gene encoding lysophospholipid acyltransferase 6-like; the protein is MASTERGFYAGTRSFSWLAELIHLPIDQVNFLVCQFTALAFAVLYRKAFCPLRVSTEIRHGVALVIGIGLGYFCFGHQISHLVVQATLSYIIMNNSNPQIMHRLVIFVSLMYLSSMHLMRLTYDYGGWTVDVTGPMMITTQKVSSLAFSLHDGLCQNEEKMTPEQRRHAVRHVPSVLEFFSYIFHFQALMCGPLIFYNDYVDFVEGRNYEKNASPNIIVFRKVVVSSFCALFLVTIAPYFPITYLKDPKFLNNTPWYSKLIYLVLATSVVRSKYYHAWLLGEAVCNASGMGFNGCSGDGRSKWDLMSNVDIIRFELSLNFRETLETWNKSTQMWLRTIAYDRAPTHKTFWTYVLSALWHGFYPGYYFTFLGGAIFTLAARSIRRSIRPLFQGSKYMSRLYDILTCITTRFALAYIVFPFILLECNASIAVYA